A single region of the Agromyces sp. Leaf222 genome encodes:
- a CDS encoding MarR family winged helix-turn-helix transcriptional regulator: MTELPDQAASQVRLAAVRLSRRLRAQKSDDRVTDSQMTVLMHLSKHGSLTLSELAEAERISAPSMNRTVDCLETDGHVVRTPDPVDRRKTNITATETGREIVAATLHKRNAWLTERMHELTPAERATLLAASEIMDRIATQ; this comes from the coding sequence ATGACCGAACTCCCGGACCAGGCCGCCTCGCAGGTGCGACTCGCGGCCGTGCGCCTCTCCCGCCGCCTGCGCGCGCAGAAGTCCGACGACCGCGTCACCGACAGCCAGATGACCGTGCTCATGCACCTCTCGAAGCACGGCTCGCTGACCCTCTCCGAACTCGCCGAGGCCGAACGCATCAGCGCCCCCTCGATGAACCGCACCGTCGACTGCCTCGAGACCGACGGCCACGTCGTGCGCACGCCCGACCCCGTCGACCGCCGCAAGACGAACATCACCGCCACCGAGACCGGCCGCGAGATCGTCGCCGCCACCCTGCACAAGCGCAACGCCTGGCTCACCGAGCGCATGCACGAGCTCACGCCGGCCGAACGTGCGACGCTGCTCGCGGCATCCGAGATCATGGATCGGATCGCCACGCAGTGA
- a CDS encoding circularly permuted type 2 ATP-grasp protein, which yields MATLFDGYATAGTNRAGRRRRAGRPWDEMFPDGTTDVREPYRELYPALARMSQDELRGRTDALASSYLAQGVTFDFAGEERPFPLDAVPRVISASDWARAEAGVSQRVRALEAFLADVYGPQRAVADGVIPAALISSSTHYHRQAAGIVGANGVRIHVAGIDLIRDEQGDWRVLEDNVRVPSGVSYVISNRRVMAQTLPELFTSMRVRPVGEYPNRLLQALRRSAPEGIEDPTVVVLTPGVHNSAYYEHTLLARLMGVELVEGRDLFCSGGRVWMHTTAGPTRVDVIYRRVDDEFLDPQQFRPDSVLGAPGLMLAARLGHVTIANAVGNGVADDKLVYTYVPDLIRYYLGEEPVLPNVDTWRLEEPEALAEVLDRLDELVVKPVDGSGGKGLVIGPDASKAELDELRTRLLADPRGWIAQPVVQLSTIPTLVEDGLRPRHADLRPFAVNDGDEVWVLPGGLTRVALPEGRLVVNSSQGGGSKDTWVLESRPLPGFDTGGLPVMADAAGTARRSAGALVADQASPNTPPATGLHGGQGTHAPPAVVVGETTRTTSPVTSSPQDEDAPVRQQQQQQQQLRERMPRHPLVEGREDAPC from the coding sequence ATGGCGACACTCTTCGACGGATATGCCACCGCGGGCACCAACCGTGCCGGGCGCAGACGACGCGCGGGGCGGCCGTGGGACGAGATGTTCCCCGACGGCACGACCGACGTGCGCGAGCCCTACCGCGAGCTGTACCCCGCTCTCGCCCGCATGTCGCAGGACGAACTGCGCGGACGCACCGATGCGCTCGCGAGCTCCTACCTCGCGCAGGGCGTCACGTTCGACTTCGCGGGCGAGGAGCGGCCGTTCCCGCTCGACGCGGTGCCGCGCGTGATCTCGGCCTCCGACTGGGCGCGCGCCGAGGCCGGCGTCTCGCAGCGGGTCAGGGCGCTCGAGGCGTTCCTCGCCGACGTGTACGGCCCGCAGCGAGCGGTCGCCGACGGCGTGATCCCGGCCGCGCTCATCAGCTCGTCGACGCACTACCACCGCCAGGCGGCCGGCATCGTCGGGGCCAACGGCGTGCGCATCCACGTCGCCGGCATCGACCTGATCCGCGACGAGCAGGGCGACTGGCGGGTGCTCGAGGACAACGTGCGGGTGCCGAGCGGCGTGAGCTACGTGATCTCGAACCGGCGCGTGATGGCGCAGACCCTGCCCGAGCTGTTCACGTCGATGCGCGTCCGGCCGGTCGGCGAGTACCCGAATCGGCTGCTGCAGGCGCTTCGGAGGAGCGCACCGGAGGGCATCGAGGATCCGACCGTGGTCGTGCTCACGCCCGGCGTGCACAACTCGGCGTACTACGAGCACACGCTGCTCGCGCGGCTCATGGGCGTCGAGCTCGTCGAGGGCCGCGACCTGTTCTGCTCGGGCGGTCGTGTGTGGATGCACACCACCGCGGGCCCGACCCGTGTCGACGTCATCTACCGCCGGGTCGACGACGAGTTCCTCGACCCGCAGCAGTTCCGTCCCGACTCCGTGCTCGGGGCGCCCGGCCTCATGCTCGCGGCGCGCCTCGGCCACGTCACGATCGCGAACGCCGTCGGCAACGGCGTCGCCGACGACAAGCTCGTCTACACCTACGTGCCCGACCTCATCCGCTACTACCTGGGCGAGGAGCCGGTGCTGCCCAACGTCGACACCTGGCGGCTCGAGGAGCCCGAGGCGCTCGCCGAGGTGCTCGACCGACTCGACGAACTCGTCGTGAAGCCGGTCGACGGCTCGGGCGGCAAGGGCCTCGTCATCGGACCGGATGCCTCGAAGGCCGAACTCGACGAGCTGCGCACGCGCCTGCTCGCCGATCCCCGTGGCTGGATCGCGCAGCCCGTGGTGCAGCTCTCGACGATCCCGACCCTCGTCGAGGACGGGCTGCGGCCGCGGCACGCCGACCTCCGCCCGTTCGCGGTGAACGACGGCGACGAGGTGTGGGTGCTGCCGGGCGGGCTCACGCGCGTGGCCCTGCCCGAGGGGCGGCTCGTCGTGAACTCCAGCCAGGGCGGGGGGTCGAAGGACACCTGGGTGCTCGAGTCGAGACCGCTTCCCGGGTTCGACACCGGTGGCCTTCCGGTCATGGCGGATGCCGCGGGCACCGCTCGGCGCTCGGCCGGCGCGCTCGTGGCCGACCAGGCCTCGCCGAACACCCCGCCCGCGACGGGCCTGCACGGCGGCCAGGGCACGCACGCCCCGCCCGCCGTCGTCGTCGGCGAGACGACGCGCACGACCTCGCCCGTGACCTCCTCGCCGCAGGACGAGGACGCCCCCGTGCGCCAGCAGCAACAGCAACAGCAACAACTGCGCGAGCGGATGCCGCGGCATCCGCTCGTCGAAGGCCGGGAGGACGCACCATGCTGA